In the uncultured Methanobacterium sp. genome, one interval contains:
- a CDS encoding protease inhibitor I42 family protein yields MVSGSFAAEQSHQQNINVKNGETFTIALRENPTTGYIWSESYDQNFLELKSSNYIPNTPILCGSGGTRIFEFKALKTGETSLIMAKSRPWDNCLPVDLIFYNVNITE; encoded by the coding sequence ATGGTTTCAGGATCATTTGCCGCAGAACAGAGCCATCAACAAAATATAAATGTAAAAAATGGTGAAACATTCACTATAGCACTGCGTGAAAACCCCACCACTGGCTATATTTGGAGTGAAAGTTATGATCAGAATTTTTTAGAACTTAAATCTTCAAATTACATTCCAAATACACCAATATTATGTGGATCAGGTGGAACACGAATTTTCGAATTTAAAGCTTTAAAAACCGGAGAAACCAGTTTAATAATGGCAAAATCAAGGCCATGGGATAACTGTCTCCCTGTGGATCTAATTTTCTACAATGTGAATATCACAGAATAG